The genomic region TAATAAAGCCGGAGTTCAGTAGGGGCTGTCCGAATAAAAAATCAGGTTAGCCTTAACAGGCTTTTCTCTTTTCACCTTTCTTTGTCTCATTGAGTAGGGAGCAATCCCGAATTTTTTTTGAACCTTCCGCTCAGAAGGGAAGGAGGGTTTTATGATTTTTTGCACATTTTAACACTTTTTTTTTGACATAACATATAAGTATTTATATGTCTATCAATCAAACAGGGGGTGTTTTTTATGAAAGTTAAAAATTCTGCTCTCGTTGACCTTATCCTCTCCTATCAGGAGAAAGAGCGTTTGTACATCTTATTGGATATTCTTATCAATCTCTCAGAACAGGAAAGGCGTGCACTTTTTAAAAAAGTTTTCTCTGCACTTCCTATTAGGGAAAGGAAAAAGCTTTCCACTCTGTTAACAGGGCTTACGATAAGCAATGCCCGTTGGAGTCGTATTAACAATTGGATGGAAAAGACATTGACCAACAATTTCTCGCTTACACCGTACAGGGTAGCCATGATTGGAATGAACTATTTCAGGATGAATCGTAAGATGAAACCGTTTATGATAGCACTGGCGAGGAAAGTGAAAGCAAGGGTAAGGTACAGACTTAATGGGAGTAATACAAAAGCAGATACATCAAAGTAGGCTTACCGAATAAAACCAATCCATCAAAATCTATTCAAGGAGGTCAATATGCTTAAGAGAGAAATTTTAAGTGCAATAGCGTCTGAAGTTCAAACGCTGTTGCTGAAGAAGAACGCTGATTATGGTAACAGTTATTTTGAACTCAGGGAAGAATTTGGAGAAATAGCGTTCATAGTAAGACTTGTTGACAAAGTGGCAAGACTGAAGACATTGATGAAACAGGATGCACGAGTAGAAGAAAGTAAAAAGGAGGGAGCATGGGGTACATTAGGATATTAAAGAGAGACGCTAAGAAAATACTTTTAGATGATAGTATGACATACTTGTTTTTGCTGAATAAACAAAACAAAGGGAAAATTTTGTATATAAAAACTGAGGCTCTAATTAGTTTTTTGGAGGCAAATGGCATAGAAATAACAAATGAAGAACTAAAAGATTTAGAAATGAAATTAAAGGAAGAAAGAAAAAAATGGTGGCATAATTATAGAAAAATATTGTATCAGAGGAATCAAGTCAACAAAAGCACACTTAAAGGACAACCCGAAGAAAAAGATAAAGAAAAAGTTGAAGAACTGGAATGTGTAGTATAAAGACAATTTATTAAATATAAAAATCAAAAAAAACTTAAAAGGAGGTTTTTGTATGCAAAAAATTATTGAAATAGAAACAAAAAAATTTTCTATAAACAGACAAATAATTTGCGACATGTGCAACAATTATCTTTATACAGACTCTTACGAAGCAGAAAAAATTTATGCGGTATTTTGGGTTGAACGAGGTGGTAACATTTATTTAGAGAAATATGTTTGTGAAAGTTGTTATAAAGAATATTTTTCTGACAAAAAAACCATTCCATTCAACGAAAGTCCTAAACCTTTTCAGAGAGCACTAATAAGAGATTTAAAACGTAATTGGTATGGGGTAATAGTTTCTCTCAATTCTGTAGATGATTTTAAACTTTTACAAGAGAACCCACATTTATTGGAAGTATTAGGAGAAAAGTTTTAAGCAAGGAGGTTAATATGCTTACCAAAGAGACAATAAAAGAAATAATAAAAGAAAGTCCTCTGATTGTTTTATTTACCCCGCAGGAAGTAGAAAATGTTGTTGAAGAAATTTACAACAAATATATCAATGTAAACAAAACTGATGTTGACACAACAAATTTAAAAGGAGGAGAGCATGCAACTTTTTGGTTTCCATGTAGATGACATTATAGAATTAGACGAAGGTTTTGATCGTAAATGTGGTTATTGTAACTGGGAGACTTCAGTTTTCTACTGGCTTGCAGATTCCAGAGAAGAAGCGATACAGGGAATAAAAGCAATTTTAGCCTTCGGTGGTTCACCCCTTTGTGGTGATTGTATGTGTGAGCTGCTGGTTGAAGAAGGATATGAAATAACAAAACAATAAGAGAGGGGTTTATCCCCTCTCTATGTTGTCAAGAATTTAATGATTTTTTATGGGGGTACAGCATGGATGAAAGAATTTCATATATTATTAGAGAATATGTAGAAGAAGACTCTTTCTTTACTCTGTTGAGATTGCTTAAGGTACCAAAAAATTTATAACCAAAAAAATAAGCCAAAATTTTAATTATCTTTGGCTTTTTTTATTGTTATATAAAAAAACAAAAAAGGAGGAAATATGCATAGCAGAGTATTTTGTTTTGCAAAAAATCTTGATGAAATAAGGGATATTTATGATTCAATTTCAGAGGAAGACATAGTTGAAGAAATTAGAGGAGTTGATTATGCAGTGGTAACGGATGAATTTGAAGGTGATATAAGATGGCTTGCAGAAGTGTATGAAATACCGGAAGATGACATAAAAATTGAAACATATGAAGTAGATGGTGAAAAAATAAAAATAGCCAGAATAAAGGTAAGGCATCTACTTGCTGCTCTTAAAAAAGAAAGGGGAAGAAGATTTGAAGCCATTTGTAAGGAACTTGAGAAGGAACATCCAAGTTTATTTGAGATAGCCCGTAAAGCTTATCTTGAGAAAGGGTTTTACGCATACATTCCTGACTGGGGAATAGAACCAATGTTCATAATTCCTGAAATCGTAAAAAAGTATCCTTCCTATTTTGAAAATAATTTTAAGGAAGAAGTTTACATTTATAAAATTTTTGATTATCATTTCTAAGCAACAAAGGAGGAGAGGATGGATATAAAAGTTAGTCATCTATAACAGCAAGATGAACCCCTAATGAATGCAAAATTACTTTTGCAGTATTTTTTGACGTTCTTATGCTATTTTCAAGAGACGTAACGTATGAAGTTGTTATACCAACTTTTTTAGCCACTTGTTCTTGAGTTAACCCTCTTTTTAGCCGAGCAAATTTGATAATACAAGCAAGCCTTTCAAATTCCATATTTCTCTCCTTTTTTTTTGAATTCTTCTATTTTATATATATGCATTTTTTATATAATCAAAAAATTTCCCCGGAGCTGACCCCTGTCTGCTGCCAAATCTTTCCCTTGTTTTACAGGCACTGAGGAACAGATACTTTTTTGCCCTTGTTACTGCAACGTAAAAGCATCTGACTTCCTCATCAAACTCACATCTGACATCAGGGAAAATACCTCTTTCCAGCGAGGGTAAGAACACGGCGTCAAACTCAAGTCCCTTTGCTGTGTGAACAGTCATCAGCTTGACTGCCTGTCGTTCGCTTCTGTTTCCATTGTAAAGAAGAGTATCATCAATGAAATCCTTAAGACTTTTATATCTCTTTAACAAGACAAAAAGTTCTTTTATGGAAGCAAACCTGTCCTCACAATCGTCTTTGAATTTTTCTTTAAGGTAATCAACATAGCTGGTTGTTTTAACAACTATATTTAAAGCCTGAGCAGGATCATTTAAGAATCCCTGAAGATACTCTATAAACCTTACAAAACTTAAGAGAGCATCCCTTTTGTTCCCTTTAGCTGTGTTTGCATAAACCTTTGTTGCTTTAAGGTAGTCTGTTTCGTTTAACTCTGCTATTTGCTTTAAAGTTTTTTCTCCTATCCTTCTTGGTGGCGTTGTGATGGCTCTCTCAAAGGAAACGTAATCCGATGGGTTATAAGCAAACTTGAGATAGGAAAGAACATCCCTGACTTCAGTTCTTTTAAAGAAATCGTAATCATCCACGTCGTCAAGTAAAATACCTGCTCTGGCAAAAACTTCTTTGATTGCAGGCTTAATGTATCTTGCCCTTACAAGTATGGCAATCTGAGAAAGTGAGAAACTCTCAGTCAGTGCTTTAACATTGTTTAAAATCCATAATGCCTCAGAGTGTTCATCCTCATGGAGAGCAATTTTTACTGTACCCTCATCGGTTTTTGTGTTCTTCAATTTAACAACAAGTGACTTCCATTTTTCGTCTATCAATTCTGAAACAGTATTTGCAACGTGAAGAACCACTTTACAGCTCCGGTAATTTTCCTCAAGTTTTATAATCTTTGGATTAAACTCAT from Thermodesulfovibrio sp. 3907-1M harbors:
- a CDS encoding DUF1599 domain-containing protein, whose protein sequence is MLKREILSAIASEVQTLLLKKNADYGNSYFELREEFGEIAFIVRLVDKVARLKTLMKQDARVEESKKEGAWGTLGY
- a CDS encoding ATP-dependent helicase yields the protein MKTAYKTAELNYSQLQSVRFTEKPLLVLAGAGSGKTRVITHKVSYLIENNYPPHKILAITFTKRAANEMKERVFKYTGVESRWISTFHSFCLKIVRSFVKFLNNGLKPDFIVYDEDEAFKLFKKVCKDNYFDQDQALNLFKRISYLKQHGEINDSVFQDYRELKIYKTYESALIQCNAVDFDNIQLFAYKLLANPEISNYFKYMFDYILIDEFQDTSPIQYSIVKSITKNGNITAVGDPQQSIYGFRGAVVDNILKFINEFNPKIIKLEENYRSCKVVLHVANTVSELIDEKWKSLVVKLKNTKTDEGTVKIALHEDEHSEALWILNNVKALTESFSLSQIAILVRARYIKPAIKEVFARAGILLDDVDDYDFFKRTEVRDVLSYLKFAYNPSDYVSFERAITTPPRRIGEKTLKQIAELNETDYLKATKVYANTAKGNKRDALLSFVRFIEYLQGFLNDPAQALNIVVKTTSYVDYLKEKFKDDCEDRFASIKELFVLLKRYKSLKDFIDDTLLYNGNRSERQAVKLMTVHTAKGLEFDAVFLPSLERGIFPDVRCEFDEEVRCFYVAVTRAKKYLFLSACKTRERFGSRQGSAPGKFFDYIKNAYI
- a CDS encoding helix-turn-helix transcriptional regulator translates to MEFERLACIIKFARLKRGLTQEQVAKKVGITTSYVTSLENSIRTSKNTAKVILHSLGVHLAVIDD